In a single window of the Micromonospora sp. WMMD1155 genome:
- a CDS encoding UvrD-helicase domain-containing protein — protein sequence MRRKSALNDAATEVSAGPPVATAEGVARRSAVAEEQAFLDLATAQRDRLADRLRIELSSDALDALEQARQRMLRQQYEELRRARDGLVFGRLDGLDGTVRHVGRVGLRTDGEDAEPLLLDWRAPAARPFYTATAVDPQGQARRRHIRTRESVVVGVDDEPLDGTVSGELVGEGALLAALDQRRTGHMSTAIATLQREQDDIIRAEATGPLIVQGGPGTGKTVVALHRVAYLLFAHQRMADQAVLVLGPSPRFLRYIAQVLPALGETAVVSATCDTLLPGVRVARDESRLVAEIKGRALWQPALEGYVTSLLPRPRELTVRWEGESYVIAADPVAQAFASAVQGRPYHRARAAFAEQLHHLLAEAVVEQREALMDEMEEGFEDILARVDRDMRQDHRSSRAPAGSDIDGLLSEEEVEHLRDRIAENATIARFVEAWWPTLDAETVLAGFLADRTLLARFAPRLSPAEISAVSAEPSPWASSDIPLLDAVADLLGEVDAPSPQGEFVAERARRQRGWVYGHVVIDEAQELSEMQWLMVLRRCPSRSITAVGDIDQAEAAHRHTSWAEAVRAAFGDRWTAAELTICYRTPREVMDLTAPVLREAGSHNAPPRAVRSSGITPWELTITPAELADAAAQAVRRLRRRWYGGTVGVIAPADRIAELSSVLSDVPVLTAAESKGLEWDATLVVDPHRIAAEPRGWNGLYVALTRCTQELGQLMLTP from the coding sequence ATGCGCCGGAAGTCTGCCCTGAACGACGCCGCTACCGAGGTCAGCGCAGGACCGCCGGTCGCCACCGCGGAGGGCGTCGCGCGCCGATCCGCGGTCGCCGAGGAGCAGGCGTTTCTCGACCTGGCCACAGCCCAGCGTGACAGGTTGGCCGACCGCCTACGGATCGAGTTGTCGTCGGATGCCCTGGACGCGCTGGAGCAGGCCCGGCAGCGCATGCTTCGTCAGCAGTACGAGGAGCTACGGCGGGCCCGGGATGGGCTGGTCTTCGGTCGGCTCGACGGTCTCGACGGCACCGTGCGACACGTGGGCCGGGTCGGTCTGCGCACCGACGGTGAGGACGCTGAGCCGCTGCTCCTCGACTGGCGCGCTCCCGCAGCTCGCCCGTTCTACACGGCGACGGCTGTCGACCCACAGGGTCAGGCGCGTCGCCGTCACATCCGAACGAGGGAATCGGTGGTCGTCGGGGTGGACGACGAGCCACTGGACGGGACGGTCAGTGGGGAACTCGTCGGGGAGGGCGCGCTTCTTGCCGCCCTCGACCAGCGGCGCACCGGCCACATGTCGACGGCGATCGCCACGCTGCAACGCGAACAGGACGACATCATCCGGGCCGAGGCGACCGGGCCGCTGATCGTCCAGGGCGGCCCCGGCACCGGCAAGACGGTGGTCGCCCTGCACCGCGTCGCCTACCTGCTGTTCGCCCACCAGCGGATGGCCGATCAGGCGGTCCTGGTCCTCGGCCCCTCGCCGCGGTTCCTGCGGTACATCGCGCAGGTCCTGCCCGCGCTCGGCGAGACCGCCGTCGTCTCGGCGACCTGTGACACCCTGCTGCCCGGGGTCCGCGTGGCCCGCGACGAGAGCAGGCTCGTCGCCGAGATCAAGGGTCGCGCTCTCTGGCAGCCGGCCCTGGAAGGCTACGTCACGTCGCTGCTCCCCCGGCCCCGCGAGCTGACGGTGCGCTGGGAAGGGGAGTCCTACGTCATCGCAGCCGACCCGGTGGCGCAGGCGTTCGCCTCGGCGGTGCAGGGACGCCCGTACCACCGCGCCCGCGCGGCGTTCGCCGAGCAGTTGCACCACCTCCTCGCCGAGGCCGTCGTCGAGCAGCGCGAGGCGTTGATGGACGAGATGGAGGAGGGCTTCGAGGACATCCTCGCTCGCGTCGACCGGGACATGCGGCAGGACCACCGGTCCAGCCGGGCGCCCGCGGGCAGCGACATCGACGGTCTGTTGTCCGAGGAGGAGGTCGAACACCTCCGTGACCGGATCGCCGAGAACGCCACCATCGCCCGGTTCGTCGAGGCGTGGTGGCCCACTCTGGACGCCGAGACGGTGCTGGCTGGTTTCCTGGCCGACCGCACCCTGCTGGCCCGGTTCGCACCGCGACTGTCTCCGGCGGAGATCTCGGCGGTCTCGGCGGAGCCGTCGCCGTGGGCATCGAGCGACATCCCCCTGCTCGACGCCGTCGCCGACCTGCTCGGCGAGGTCGACGCGCCGTCACCGCAGGGTGAGTTCGTCGCCGAGCGCGCCCGCCGGCAGCGCGGGTGGGTGTACGGCCACGTCGTCATCGACGAGGCGCAGGAGCTGTCCGAGATGCAGTGGCTCATGGTGTTGCGGCGGTGTCCCAGTCGATCCATCACGGCGGTCGGCGACATCGACCAGGCGGAGGCGGCACACCGGCACACCAGTTGGGCGGAAGCGGTGCGGGCTGCCTTCGGGGACCGCTGGACCGCTGCGGAGCTGACCATCTGCTACCGGACGCCGCGTGAGGTCATGGACCTCACCGCACCGGTCCTGAGGGAGGCGGGCAGCCACAACGCGCCGCCCCGGGCGGTACGGTCCTCCGGCATCACGCCCTGGGAACTGACGATCACACCCGCCGAGCTTGCCGACGCCGCCGCCCAGGCGGTGCGACGGCTGCGGCGACGGTGGTACGGCGGCACGGTCGGCGTCATCGCCCCGGCGGACCGCATCGCCGAACTCTCCTCCGTGCTGAGCGATGTGCCGGTGCTCACCGCCGCCGAGTCCAAGGGGTTGGAGTGGGACGCGACGCTGGTCGTCGACCCGCACCGGATCGCTGCCGAGCCGCGCGGCTGGAACGGTCTCTACGTCGCCCTCACCCGGTGCACACAGGAGTTGGGGCAGCT